Within Winogradskyella helgolandensis, the genomic segment CGAAGGTCCTGCTTGCATTCCTATAGTATAAATAAATAGCACCAAACCCACACTTTGTATTATGGGTGGAATACTAAAATCAATACGATATAAATTGTATAAATACCCAAAAAAAATAGCGACGAAAATAACCGCAGAAGTATCAAAACTAATTCCTTTTATTCGAATATTTCCAAGAGCAATTCCTAAACCAATGACAAGAAACAATACGAAATAGTCATGGGTAAGCAATTCTGAAAAAAATTCCATAAATTATAATCTTTTTAATTTAAGTCAACAAAAATATACTGTAATTCAATTGAATCACATGATTAATGTCACTTAAAATAGTACTAATATCAATTAAAATCAAATTCATAATCTCAAAACACCTATAAACATTGAACGAATACGTTATCGTATTTTTTTTAATTAGTTACACCAAAATACTAGAATTTATTGATTTTCTTATGTTCAAAAACTATTTCAAAAATGAGCTTTAATAAAATGTTAAAACCTAAAGATCCAAATCCTGTATTTTAAGTATTCGTTAAATAAAACCTTAGCTTTGTAATTCAATTAAAAATTAACACCCATGAAATACAATTTAATTAATTCCAATCTTTTCATAAAAAACAGAGAAAACTTCAAAAACAAAATGGTTAGCAACAGTTTAGCTGTTTTTAACTCTAATGATATTTACCCAATTGGTGCAGACAGCACTATGCCTTTTCAACAAGATAGGAATATATTTTATTTAAGTGGAGTGGATCAAGAAGAAAGTATTTTAGTGCTTTTTCCAGACTGCCCAAACCCAAAACATCGTGAGCTTTTATTTTTAACTGAAACCAATGAACATATTGCTATTTGGGAAGGTGAAAAACTAACCAAAGAAAAAGCTTTTGAAACCTCAGGTATTAAAACCGTGTATTGGCTGCAAGATTTCGACAAAATCATGAAAGAAATCATGTCGCAAGCAGATACTATCTATATAAACACAAACGAACATTATCGAGCCAACGTGGCAACTGAGACACGCGAGGCTCGTTTTAATAAAAAAATAAAAGCACAATTCCCTGCTCATAAAGTTGAAAAGAGCAATCCCATTTTACAACGTTTACGCTCTGTAAAAGATCCAATAGAATTAGATCTTATACAGCAAGCTTGTAACATTACTGAAAAAGGATTCAGACGCGTTTTAAAATTTACAAAACCCGGTGTTTGGGAATATAACTTGGAAGCCGAATTTATGCACGAATTCTTAAACAATCGCTCAAAAGGTTTTGCCTATACACCTATTGTCGGCTCCGGAAATAATGCCAACGTCTTACATTATATTGAAAACAACCAACAATGTAAAGCTGGCGATTTAATATTAATTGATGCTGGTGCAGAATATGCTAATTATGCTAGCGATATGACCCGTACAATTCCGGTTTCAGGGAAATTCAACAACAGACAAAAAGACGTTTATAACGCTGTAAATCGTGTAAAAAACGAAGCTACAAAAATGCTTGTTCCTGGTACATTATGGGAACAATACCATGTTGAAGTTGGAAAAATAATGACCTCGGAACTTTTAGGTTTAGGCTTATTAGACAAAGCAGATGTGCAAAACGAAAACAAAGATTGGCCAGCATATAAAAAATACTTTATGCATGGCACATCACATCATATGGGATTAGACACTCATGATTACGGAATTCTAACTGAACCGATGCTAGCCAATATGGTGTTTACTGTTGAGCCTGGAATTTACATTCCGGATGAAGGTTTTGGTATTCGTTTAGAAGATGATGTGGTAATTCAAAAAACGGGAGAACCTTTTAATTTAATGCGGGATATTCCTATTGAAATAGAAGAGATTGAGGATATTATGAATTCTTAATTTTAAAATTCTTTTAAATTTTAAAAACTTGTAAGCTCATCATGTAGCTTGCAAGTTTTTTGATTAATATTGACGCCTAAATCAAAAGGCATGAAATTGACAAAAGAGCGTCTTTACATAATACTATCATTTTTTTCAATTTATGTTATTTGGGGATCCACGTATCTGTTGAATAAAATTTTAGTTAGTCAATTAGCTCCATTATACGCTGCTTCTATTCGATTTATTACAGCAAGTATCTTGATTTTCACTATTGCAAAATTTTTAAAAATTCCATTGAAAATCACAAAGCCTCAAATACGAAATACAGCAATTGCTGGTTTTTTATTTTTAACCATAGGGAATGGCTTAGTCGTTTGGGCACTACAATTTGTCGATAGTGGTTTTGCCGCTCTAGAAATTTCGGCACAACCTTTAGTCGTCCTAATTCTATTGCGAATTTTTGAAGGCAAAAAAATTCAACCTATGTCTATTTTAGGTGTAATTATTGGATGTATTGGGATTTACTTATTAGTCAGTCAACGCGAAATGATTAGCCAAGAAGGCATGATAACTGGGATGATTATGATTTTTATTTGTATGCTGAGCTGGGCCTATTGTAGTCTCTTTGTTTCAAAAGCCGACCTACCTTCAAACTTTTTTGTTAATACAGGTTACCAAATGCTATTTGGAGGTGGTATGTTATTAATTGGCAGCCTTATTGTTAGAGAAGAACGACTCCCATTTTCTAGCTGGAATACTGAAATCATCAACTCCATGGGAATGCTTATCATTTTTGGAAGTATTGTGGCTTTCACGGCGTTTAATTACTTATTAAGCAAAGTATCTCCGGAAAAAGTAGCGACTTCAACATATGTTAATCCGATTGTAGCCTTACTCTTAGGATGGTATTTTTTAAAAGAGAATATTTCCTTACAGTCAATAATTGCAGCAGCTGTATTACTTACTGGAGTATATTTTATAAACACCAAAAAAGCACTTACAATTTTTAAGAGATTTAATAAAAACGTATAAGCAATAAGACCTACGGTATTGATGTTGCGCTTTGTTTAATTTTAAAAGTCCAGTTTTCACAACGTTTTACCCTTCAAAAACAAACAATCGTTCCAAAGCAACTTTAGGCGCCAAGTTCTCAGCATGCCAAGAAAATGTTGTTTTTGCTGGCTTTTCCCAAACACATTTAAAATCATCTGGAGCCTTATATTCACTGATAAACACTTGATGACCTGCTTTGCTTTTTTCCCTGCACCACTCCCAGAATTTCTCATGATTAAAACCATCGCGATACTTCGTCGTAGATTCATAAGGCGGATCGCAATAAATAATACTTTTTTCAGGAATGACTAATTCGGTATACGATTTACAAGATAAAATGATGCCTTCTAATTTTGGAACTTGCTTGGTAATATTTCGGTAATGTTCTCCCCAATAATCGCGTTTACCTTCCTTATCG encodes:
- a CDS encoding aminopeptidase P family protein, with the translated sequence MKYNLINSNLFIKNRENFKNKMVSNSLAVFNSNDIYPIGADSTMPFQQDRNIFYLSGVDQEESILVLFPDCPNPKHRELLFLTETNEHIAIWEGEKLTKEKAFETSGIKTVYWLQDFDKIMKEIMSQADTIYINTNEHYRANVATETREARFNKKIKAQFPAHKVEKSNPILQRLRSVKDPIELDLIQQACNITEKGFRRVLKFTKPGVWEYNLEAEFMHEFLNNRSKGFAYTPIVGSGNNANVLHYIENNQQCKAGDLILIDAGAEYANYASDMTRTIPVSGKFNNRQKDVYNAVNRVKNEATKMLVPGTLWEQYHVEVGKIMTSELLGLGLLDKADVQNENKDWPAYKKYFMHGTSHHMGLDTHDYGILTEPMLANMVFTVEPGIYIPDEGFGIRLEDDVVIQKTGEPFNLMRDIPIEIEEIEDIMNS
- a CDS encoding DNA adenine methylase — translated: MKYMGSKARFAKDLLPIILKDRKENQAYLEPFAGGMNMIDKVDGLRTANDQHEELMAMWQALIHENWDPPQSVSEEEYKRIKYNQDQYPKHLVSYVGFNSFGGKWFAGYRRDKEGKRDYWGEHYRNITKQVPKLEGIILSCKSYTELVIPEKSIIYCDPPYESTTKYRDGFNHEKFWEWCREKSKAGHQVFISEYKAPDDFKCVWEKPAKTTFSWHAENLAPKVALERLFVFEG
- a CDS encoding EamA family transporter — encoded protein: MKLTKERLYIILSFFSIYVIWGSTYLLNKILVSQLAPLYAASIRFITASILIFTIAKFLKIPLKITKPQIRNTAIAGFLFLTIGNGLVVWALQFVDSGFAALEISAQPLVVLILLRIFEGKKIQPMSILGVIIGCIGIYLLVSQREMISQEGMITGMIMIFICMLSWAYCSLFVSKADLPSNFFVNTGYQMLFGGGMLLIGSLIVREERLPFSSWNTEIINSMGMLIIFGSIVAFTAFNYLLSKVSPEKVATSTYVNPIVALLLGWYFLKENISLQSIIAAAVLLTGVYFINTKKALTIFKRFNKNV